The Deinococcus misasensis DSM 22328 genome has a window encoding:
- a CDS encoding macro domain-containing protein: MTVRIVQGDLLEQQVEVIVNAWNRNIIPWWLLLPQGVSGAIKRKAGLSPFQELSRMGPIPLGQAVHTGAGTLPFQGIIHVAGINMLWQSSEFSVRQSVQNALRVADSKGYRSIAFPLIGAGSGNGNAARIERWMLEEFANSTYSGDILLVKYRR; the protein is encoded by the coding sequence ATGACCGTCCGCATCGTGCAAGGAGACCTGCTGGAACAACAGGTGGAGGTGATTGTGAATGCATGGAACCGCAACATCATCCCGTGGTGGTTGCTGCTGCCTCAGGGGGTGTCTGGAGCCATCAAACGCAAAGCTGGCCTCTCCCCTTTTCAGGAACTGTCCAGAATGGGACCCATCCCTCTGGGTCAAGCCGTGCACACAGGCGCAGGAACCTTGCCTTTTCAGGGCATCATCCATGTGGCTGGCATCAACATGCTCTGGCAATCCAGCGAATTCTCGGTGCGCCAGAGCGTGCAAAATGCCCTGCGTGTTGCAGACAGCAAAGGCTACCGTTCCATTGCTTTTCCTTTGATCGGTGCAGGCTCTGGAAACGGCAATGCCGCCAGGATCGAACGGTGGATGCTGGAGGAGTTTGCCAACAGCACTTACTCTGGCGACATCCTGCTGGTGAAATACCGCAGATGA